One window of Candidatus Methylacidiphilales bacterium genomic DNA carries:
- a CDS encoding roadblock/LC7 domain-containing protein → MAIGMLSVEDQVAIECTLKEFLAKSESQWTAVVDKGGNLFAEMGDIGTLDISILSALAAGSFAATRELARRLGEQEFTALYHEGSHISILMTALQFDCLLITVFGDKTNIGLVRFYAQQTTPALDAALSNASENEAQAGPLELDTDLAQPGGGIIR, encoded by the coding sequence ATGGCGATTGGCATGCTCTCAGTGGAAGACCAGGTGGCGATAGAATGCACCCTCAAGGAATTTCTGGCCAAGTCCGAATCCCAATGGACCGCGGTGGTCGACAAGGGCGGCAACCTCTTCGCCGAGATGGGGGACATCGGCACGCTCGACATCAGCATCCTGAGCGCCCTGGCCGCGGGTTCGTTTGCCGCGACCCGCGAGCTGGCCCGCCGGCTGGGCGAACAGGAATTCACCGCCTTGTACCACGAAGGCAGTCACATCAGCATCCTCATGACCGCCTTGCAGTTTGATTGCCTCCTGATCACGGTTTTTGGTGATAAAACCAACATCGGTTTGGTCCGGTTTTATGCCCAGCAAACCACCCCGGCCCTGGATGCCGCCCTCTCCAACGCCAGTGAGAACGAAGCCCAGGCCGGCCCACTGGAACTGGATACCGACCTGGCCCAGCCGGGTGGGGGCATCATCCGCTGA
- a CDS encoding GTPase domain-containing protein yields the protein MAFINYSKREIQLKIVYYGCALSGKTTNLINLHGGITSTQKGDLVSLATDADRTLFFDFLSLNTQTLPGFDTRFQLYTVPGQPVYNTTRQLVLKGVDGIVFVVDSQWERMEENVESFANLQENLIENHLSLAQIPYVLQYNKRDVENVAPMHYLEYTFNNRANRVLSFEASAHQGNGVLDTLNGVARLLLAKYSKSAAPARPVAGDPQAG from the coding sequence ATGGCCTTCATCAATTACTCCAAAAGGGAGATCCAGCTCAAGATCGTCTATTACGGCTGCGCCCTTTCGGGCAAGACGACGAACCTCATCAATCTCCACGGAGGCATCACCAGCACCCAGAAGGGCGACCTCGTGTCCCTCGCCACCGATGCCGACCGGACCCTGTTCTTCGACTTCCTCAGTCTCAACACCCAGACCCTGCCCGGGTTCGATACCCGGTTCCAATTGTACACCGTCCCGGGCCAGCCGGTTTACAACACGACCCGCCAATTGGTCCTCAAGGGCGTGGATGGCATCGTTTTCGTCGTGGATTCCCAATGGGAGCGCATGGAGGAGAATGTCGAATCCTTTGCCAACCTGCAGGAGAACCTGATCGAAAACCACCTCAGTCTGGCACAAATTCCTTACGTGTTGCAGTACAACAAGCGGGATGTGGAAAACGTCGCCCCGATGCACTACCTGGAATACACCTTCAACAACCGCGCCAACCGGGTGCTTTCCTTCGAAGCCAGCGCCCACCAGGGCAATGGCGTCCTGGACACGCTCAACGGTGTCGCCCGTCTACTTCTGGCCAAATACTCCAAATCCGCCGCCCCGGCACGTCCCGTGGCCGGTGATCCCCAGGCTGGTTGA
- a CDS encoding roadblock/LC7 domain-containing protein translates to MPRPPGSQPLFERARKRVTQRLSLAGLNSSGPGSAKLKIPAAVAVAAPPPTMQMTPMPDVALEMPASVVVPLLPEAVLLADPASLLQSPQGQGDFRLPMGAVLPMLPSGKIEFTIADLAQCAPEGLIHPVDSLGEYGAMTILLPLPQVVMRIPADYMKLRRDQKQIDQAVASMNDPFSPEAIRAKVEAAQAAQAAQQAELEAAAASETPFAGAELSPSENPGEIADPGLSMADQEPDPEPVMSDTALQTEAVDASEPDTGGLDPALAALAALAESEVQQADEALPIVENPVDAPVVEESADPADSFSFTQSSEYQALLSKLQVPELPVDEPSAVEVSTPPPSPNPIKTAPVFSFAQRAKVKPVEPTADESDVEPLPASPLSAAVASSPQLADSFSKALKATPTKTNVPTKAASSELHQLIRLPADVPAGFKEFTRQISLWPGMLGCILCGPDGLPISAAGGENKTDEALAAVAPRLFKTTSGLLTDLGRAELSEMNLPGKENSLTLFRDHGFILVLVHEDEQLPIVHRKTIHAALALLAQSGPG, encoded by the coding sequence ATGCCCCGCCCTCCTGGTTCGCAGCCTTTGTTCGAGCGGGCACGCAAACGGGTCACCCAACGCCTCTCCCTTGCCGGTTTGAACTCCTCCGGGCCGGGTTCGGCCAAGCTCAAGATTCCCGCTGCCGTAGCCGTGGCCGCCCCGCCACCTACCATGCAGATGACGCCCATGCCCGACGTGGCGCTCGAGATGCCGGCATCGGTGGTCGTGCCCTTGCTGCCGGAGGCGGTCCTGCTGGCCGATCCGGCCAGTTTGCTCCAGTCGCCCCAGGGGCAAGGGGATTTCCGCCTGCCCATGGGTGCGGTGTTGCCCATGTTGCCCTCGGGCAAGATCGAGTTCACCATCGCCGACCTCGCGCAATGTGCGCCGGAAGGATTGATTCATCCGGTTGATTCGTTAGGTGAATACGGTGCGATGACCATCTTGTTGCCCCTGCCCCAGGTGGTGATGCGCATCCCTGCCGACTATATGAAGTTGCGCAGGGACCAGAAGCAGATCGACCAGGCGGTGGCCTCAATGAATGATCCGTTTTCCCCGGAGGCCATCCGGGCCAAGGTGGAAGCCGCCCAGGCCGCTCAAGCGGCGCAACAGGCGGAACTCGAAGCCGCGGCAGCCAGTGAGACACCGTTCGCCGGGGCGGAACTTTCTCCGAGCGAAAATCCTGGCGAGATAGCGGACCCGGGATTATCCATGGCAGATCAGGAGCCCGACCCGGAGCCGGTAATGTCCGACACCGCACTTCAGACGGAGGCAGTCGACGCATCCGAGCCCGATACGGGTGGCTTGGATCCGGCACTGGCCGCTTTGGCCGCCCTCGCCGAATCCGAGGTGCAGCAGGCCGATGAAGCCTTGCCGATCGTGGAAAATCCAGTCGATGCTCCTGTGGTGGAGGAGTCGGCCGATCCAGCGGACAGCTTTTCCTTCACCCAGAGTTCGGAATACCAGGCTCTGCTGAGCAAGCTGCAGGTTCCCGAGCTTCCAGTGGATGAACCCTCGGCCGTGGAAGTGAGCACCCCGCCACCTTCGCCGAATCCCATCAAGACAGCGCCGGTTTTTTCCTTCGCCCAGAGGGCCAAGGTCAAGCCGGTTGAACCAACTGCGGATGAGTCTGATGTGGAACCGCTTCCGGCTTCTCCGCTCAGCGCGGCTGTGGCATCGTCGCCCCAACTGGCTGATTCATTCAGCAAGGCCTTGAAGGCTACGCCGACAAAAACGAACGTTCCCACGAAGGCTGCGTCCTCCGAGTTGCACCAGCTCATCCGCCTGCCCGCCGATGTGCCGGCGGGTTTCAAGGAATTCACCCGCCAGATCAGCCTCTGGCCGGGGATGCTTGGCTGCATCCTATGCGGGCCTGACGGCCTGCCGATTTCCGCCGCCGGTGGAGAAAACAAGACCGATGAGGCCCTGGCGGCGGTGGCGCCCCGTTTGTTCAAGACCACTTCTGGCTTGCTCACCGACCTGGGTCGTGCGGAATTGTCCGAGATGAACCTACCCGGCAAGGAAAACAGCCTGACCCTTTTCCGCGACCACGGATTCATCCTGGTTTTGGTGCACGAAGATGAACAGTTGCCCATCGTGCACCGTAAAACAATTCACGCAGCCCTGGCCTTGCTGGCCCAGTCGGGTCCCGGTTAA
- a CDS encoding FHA domain-containing protein gives MTTLEILQLCLIGQRSGRIECFHPGKQGVLHVERGKIIHAVCGDAKPEDAFYNLVVEPGAAAEFIPCDDHPARTITTSTDYLLMEAARRADEFKRNTPVSPEPTHPPVTHLSVVSDPLPKIFELLDDRITIGRNPDNRLQLSVESVSGHHCVLEKRNHHYWINDLQSRNGTFLNNKPIVSPTIIQPGDLIQMGAALLRCEIKGPLEVGHKKKTARIVSSDTQDLRLPPRAHATEGAIRFQSPEP, from the coding sequence ATGACGACGCTGGAAATTCTTCAGCTCTGCCTGATTGGACAACGGAGCGGACGGATCGAATGCTTCCACCCCGGCAAGCAAGGTGTGCTCCACGTCGAAAGAGGCAAAATCATCCATGCCGTATGCGGGGATGCGAAGCCGGAGGATGCCTTCTACAACCTGGTGGTCGAACCGGGCGCCGCCGCCGAGTTCATTCCTTGCGACGACCACCCCGCACGCACCATCACCACCTCAACGGATTACCTGCTGATGGAGGCGGCGCGGCGTGCGGACGAATTCAAACGCAATACTCCGGTCTCCCCCGAGCCAACGCATCCTCCTGTGACCCACCTCAGCGTCGTCTCCGATCCCCTTCCGAAAATTTTCGAGTTGCTCGATGACCGCATCACCATCGGCCGCAATCCGGACAACCGGCTCCAACTCAGCGTGGAATCTGTATCCGGGCACCACTGCGTCCTGGAAAAAAGAAACCACCACTATTGGATCAACGATCTCCAATCGAGGAACGGTACCTTCTTGAACAATAAACCCATCGTATCGCCCACAATCATCCAGCCCGGCGACCTCATCCAAATGGGCGCGGCACTGCTGCGGTGCGAGATAAAAGGCCCGCTGGAAGTGGGACATAAGAAAAAAACCGCCCGCATCGTCAGCTCTGACACCCAGGATCTGCGATTGCCTCCCCGGGCCCATGCCACCGAGGGGGCCATCCGCTTCCAGTCCCCCGAGCCCTGA
- a CDS encoding DHH family phosphoesterase, giving the protein MNNSNSPIAHAIPPLLEAPEIWIFSHQRPDGDALGSALGLGWTLSGLGKSVRIFNQDPVPDLYTFLPGRERVESPAGCSPGPTTLLVALDTSTRERLGKGFLAWNRQADLNLDHHESNTLFGRLNVIDPTEPSTASLVLRLIEEAGWPLPPEAATNLFVGLSTDTGSFCYRGTTAATFHAAARLVERGADPAELARECYQSTSPERFALRRLALQRIRLEHQGRLAVLDLEPSMFAESGAKASDTEGLVEEALTVRGVQLAVLFEERPGDALKVSLRSKGQHNVSTLAQAFGGGGHPGAAGINFEDHAKAHRQSVLERIAQIFS; this is encoded by the coding sequence TTGAACAACTCAAACTCACCCATCGCTCACGCCATCCCCCCGCTGCTGGAAGCACCAGAAATCTGGATTTTCAGCCACCAACGCCCCGATGGTGACGCCTTGGGAAGCGCCCTCGGGCTCGGATGGACCTTGTCCGGACTGGGGAAGAGCGTGCGCATCTTCAATCAAGATCCCGTGCCCGACCTTTACACCTTCCTGCCCGGGCGGGAACGTGTGGAATCGCCTGCCGGATGCTCCCCCGGCCCCACCACCCTCTTGGTGGCCTTGGACACCTCGACGCGTGAGCGGCTGGGAAAGGGCTTTTTGGCTTGGAACCGCCAAGCCGACCTGAACCTCGATCACCACGAGAGCAACACCCTCTTCGGCCGACTCAATGTCATCGACCCCACCGAGCCCTCGACCGCCTCGCTCGTTTTGCGTCTGATCGAGGAAGCCGGCTGGCCCCTGCCACCCGAAGCCGCGACGAATTTGTTCGTGGGTTTGAGCACCGACACCGGATCCTTCTGCTACCGCGGAACAACCGCCGCGACCTTCCACGCCGCCGCCCGGCTGGTGGAACGGGGCGCCGATCCCGCCGAACTGGCCCGCGAATGCTACCAATCCACCAGTCCGGAACGTTTTGCCCTCCGCCGCTTGGCCCTGCAGCGCATCCGACTCGAACACCAAGGTCGGTTGGCCGTTCTCGATCTGGAGCCCTCAATGTTCGCGGAATCTGGAGCCAAGGCATCCGATACCGAGGGTTTGGTGGAAGAAGCACTGACCGTTCGCGGGGTGCAATTGGCCGTTCTTTTTGAGGAGCGCCCCGGGGACGCACTCAAAGTCAGTCTGCGGTCGAAGGGCCAGCACAACGTCAGCACCCTGGCCCAGGCATTCGGCGGCGGCGGCCATCCGGGTGCGGCGGGGATCAACTTTGAAGATCATGCCAAGGCCCATCGCCAATCGGTCTTGGAACGTATCGCTCAGATTTTCTCCTAA
- the truB gene encoding tRNA pseudouridine(55) synthase TruB: MNPPLPSIDGLLMVNKPGGMTSHDVVDFVRRRFGLKKVGHCGTLDPMATGLLMLVIGKATKVQDLLMSEDKEYRGTLKLGTITDSQDAEGQALETRPVEDYDEATLRAAFAAFQGDFYQTPPMVSAVKKDGVPLYKLARQGKVVEREPRLVTVYRHSLDRIALPEIDFTLRCSKGFYVRSYCHEIGLKLGCGGHLSALSRTRSGNFSLEQALGWPAMQDMRDLAQLVPYVISLPEISRIRRQ; the protein is encoded by the coding sequence ATGAATCCCCCCCTCCCCAGCATCGACGGACTGCTCATGGTCAACAAACCCGGCGGTATGACCTCGCACGACGTGGTGGATTTCGTGCGCCGACGCTTCGGCCTGAAGAAAGTCGGCCACTGCGGGACACTCGACCCCATGGCCACCGGCCTCCTTATGCTGGTCATTGGCAAGGCCACCAAAGTCCAGGACCTCCTCATGTCGGAAGACAAGGAGTACCGGGGGACTCTGAAATTGGGAACAATCACCGACTCCCAGGACGCCGAGGGCCAGGCCTTGGAAACCCGTCCAGTGGAGGACTACGATGAAGCCACCCTGCGGGCGGCCTTTGCCGCATTCCAGGGTGATTTCTACCAGACGCCGCCCATGGTGTCGGCGGTGAAAAAAGACGGGGTGCCCTTGTACAAACTGGCGCGCCAGGGAAAAGTGGTGGAACGGGAACCACGCCTGGTCACGGTCTACCGTCATAGCCTTGACCGAATTGCCCTGCCGGAAATTGATTTCACCCTTCGTTGCAGCAAGGGCTTCTACGTGCGCAGCTACTGCCATGAAATCGGCCTGAAGCTGGGCTGCGGAGGCCACCTGTCGGCCCTCTCCCGCACCCGCTCCGGAAATTTTTCCCTGGAACAGGCCCTGGGTTGGCCGGCCATGCAGGACATGCGTGATCTCGCGCAGTTGGTCCCTTATGTGATCAGCCTGCCGGAAATCTCCCGCATTCGACGCCAATAA
- the ribF gene encoding riboflavin biosynthesis protein RibF, whose amino-acid sequence MKVFRSWEDAARSGEVRRLALGFFDGVHRGHRLVFDAVREPCTTPSTSSSSNFSPTSTAFSVLTFWPHPQAILSPGQEPPLITGIEHKLRLFAAAGAASTLLIPFDLVLASLTADAFLDLLHHHLPNLEAVACGQNFHFGHGRTGDASHLRAWANGLGISGLIPQMQRDRHGQAISSSSIRNLLREGRLEEASHALGRPYSLWGQVVQGRQLGRQLGFPTANLQTGDQLFLPAGVYAGRVVLENGDTYTAALNIGRRPTVEGSGGLLQVEAHLLGYNGGELYGQHIDVQPIEFIRAERSFTDHTELRKQIADDVLEAGRRVG is encoded by the coding sequence ATGAAGGTGTTCCGAAGCTGGGAAGACGCGGCCCGCAGCGGTGAAGTCCGGCGGCTGGCCCTGGGTTTCTTTGACGGGGTCCATCGGGGCCACCGGCTTGTCTTCGATGCCGTGCGTGAACCGTGCACAACACCTTCAACCTCATCTTCATCCAATTTTTCTCCCACCTCTACCGCCTTTTCCGTGCTGACCTTCTGGCCCCACCCACAGGCCATCCTGTCCCCGGGCCAGGAACCGCCCCTGATCACCGGGATCGAACACAAATTGCGGCTCTTTGCCGCCGCAGGAGCCGCATCCACGCTCCTTATCCCGTTCGACCTTGTTCTGGCCTCACTGACCGCTGATGCGTTTCTGGATCTCCTTCATCATCATCTGCCGAACCTGGAAGCCGTCGCCTGCGGGCAAAATTTCCATTTTGGCCACGGTCGCACGGGAGATGCCTCCCACCTGCGCGCCTGGGCCAACGGGCTCGGCATCTCGGGCCTGATACCGCAGATGCAACGGGACCGCCATGGCCAGGCCATCAGCAGCAGCAGCATCCGAAATCTCCTGCGTGAAGGACGTCTGGAAGAGGCCTCCCACGCACTGGGACGTCCCTATAGTCTTTGGGGCCAGGTTGTTCAAGGACGGCAATTGGGACGCCAACTGGGCTTCCCCACGGCCAACCTGCAAACGGGCGACCAACTATTTCTACCCGCAGGCGTCTACGCAGGCCGGGTGGTGCTGGAGAACGGCGACACGTATACGGCGGCCCTCAACATCGGGCGCAGACCCACCGTGGAGGGTTCGGGCGGTCTTCTGCAAGTGGAAGCACACCTGCTGGGCTACAACGGAGGGGAACTCTATGGACAGCACATCGATGTTCAGCCCATCGAATTCATCCGCGCCGAGCGATCCTTCACCGACCACACGGAATTGCGTAAACAAATCGCCGATGACGTGTTGGAAGCTGGCAGGCGAGTCGGGTGA
- a CDS encoding Amuc_1099 family pilus-like system protein — translation MLKLQNEQWFLVAALVLGGGLLAFLGFSLSPLDPLPQGRVNNPPAFDPAPYQQAAEKLLHPVEVKDGEHKVFVSRLVVYYPQDQTVKALNPADKDPSGITIQWKIDNKFPIDDPSVASSDPDNDGFSNLEEFTAHTKANDSASRPPLVLKLRVESYTKVPFRVILKGYNPDATTGQMLFQLNLLDVKTNKTRMVKEGDTIEGYKVGAFRKNIVKRPNPRTGIVEEIDESELDLINLKLDETITLVRNVQKDSDESFVQLRVDSPVGKVEPPRVVRGEKFKLDGKEYQLLKPGEKTVTIKDLQSGQVLEGIGG, via the coding sequence ATGCTCAAGCTTCAGAACGAACAATGGTTCCTCGTCGCCGCACTTGTGCTCGGCGGCGGACTCCTGGCTTTTCTCGGGTTCTCTCTTTCCCCCCTCGACCCCCTGCCCCAGGGACGGGTCAACAACCCGCCTGCTTTCGACCCCGCTCCCTATCAGCAGGCTGCTGAAAAGTTGCTCCATCCCGTGGAGGTCAAAGACGGCGAGCACAAGGTATTCGTTTCCCGGCTTGTCGTCTACTACCCACAGGACCAGACCGTCAAAGCCCTCAATCCCGCGGACAAGGATCCCTCCGGCATCACCATCCAGTGGAAAATAGACAACAAGTTCCCCATCGATGACCCTTCGGTGGCTTCCTCCGACCCCGACAACGATGGCTTCAGCAACTTGGAGGAATTCACCGCCCACACCAAGGCGAACGATTCAGCCAGTCGGCCTCCCTTGGTCTTGAAGCTGCGCGTGGAGAGTTACACCAAGGTGCCTTTCCGTGTCATCCTCAAGGGCTACAACCCGGACGCCACCACCGGCCAGATGCTCTTCCAATTGAACCTCCTCGACGTCAAAACCAACAAGACCCGCATGGTCAAGGAAGGGGACACCATCGAAGGCTACAAGGTCGGGGCATTCCGAAAAAACATCGTCAAACGGCCCAACCCCAGAACCGGCATCGTCGAGGAAATCGACGAATCCGAACTCGATCTCATCAACCTCAAGCTCGATGAAACCATCACCCTCGTCCGGAATGTCCAGAAGGACTCGGATGAAAGCTTCGTCCAGTTGCGGGTGGATTCTCCAGTCGGCAAGGTCGAACCTCCCCGCGTGGTCCGCGGGGAAAAATTCAAACTCGACGGCAAAGAATACCAACTGCTCAAACCCGGCGAAAAAACCGTGACGATCAAGGACCTCCAGTCCGGCCAGGTGCTCGAGGGTATCGGCGGTTGA
- a CDS encoding Amuc_1100 family pilus-like protein translates to MKQIPQHLLFGIIGFVVIGLLGGGAWYWTAGQLETALAERTSITEKLQQVQSKGFSPTSQNLKLLEGNKEAVSALAKEILPQLDRAASRFAPFLGPDKKGLPQETWKEKLVSVREDLKKRADQGNVQTADDFYFGFKRYRVASPPAGATHDIGIQLAALEEISRLLIEAKVGEIREIRRVMVEDSGAVGGTTSEESINAAVVEGTGGLYRVFPFEVKFKSSPSAFNAFVNALGRSPMIFITRFVVVENEKNTVPKRSEFANSAAKEGEGAKLLVPIVGQEDLVARIRIDLIYWKADASGEKPGNPNAKPKPAQP, encoded by the coding sequence ATGAAGCAGATCCCCCAACACCTCCTCTTCGGAATCATTGGATTCGTGGTCATCGGGCTGCTGGGCGGCGGTGCCTGGTATTGGACCGCCGGACAGTTGGAAACCGCCTTGGCCGAACGCACCTCCATCACGGAGAAACTCCAGCAGGTCCAGTCCAAGGGCTTTTCCCCGACCAGCCAGAACCTCAAATTGCTCGAGGGCAACAAGGAGGCTGTCAGTGCGCTGGCCAAAGAAATCCTCCCCCAACTCGACCGTGCCGCTTCCCGCTTTGCCCCCTTCCTCGGTCCTGACAAGAAAGGCCTGCCCCAGGAAACTTGGAAGGAAAAACTGGTCTCAGTCCGCGAAGATCTCAAAAAACGGGCCGACCAGGGCAACGTGCAGACAGCGGATGATTTTTACTTCGGGTTCAAGCGCTACCGTGTGGCCTCTCCTCCGGCCGGGGCCACCCATGACATCGGCATCCAATTGGCCGCGCTCGAAGAAATCTCCCGCCTCCTCATCGAGGCCAAGGTTGGCGAAATCCGGGAAATTCGCCGGGTCATGGTGGAAGACTCGGGTGCGGTTGGTGGCACGACCTCAGAGGAGTCGATCAATGCCGCGGTGGTCGAAGGCACGGGCGGTCTTTACCGGGTTTTCCCCTTCGAGGTCAAATTCAAGTCTTCCCCCTCGGCCTTCAACGCTTTCGTCAACGCCCTTGGTCGCAGCCCGATGATCTTCATCACCCGATTCGTCGTGGTGGAAAATGAAAAAAACACCGTGCCGAAACGCTCGGAATTCGCCAACTCCGCCGCCAAGGAAGGGGAGGGGGCCAAGCTCCTCGTCCCCATCGTCGGTCAGGAAGACCTCGTCGCCCGCATCCGCATCGATCTGATCTACTGGAAAGCCGATGCTTCCGGCGAAAAGCCCGGCAATCCAAACGCCAAACCCAAACCGGCCCAGCCCTGA